DNA sequence from the Tenacibaculum mesophilum genome:
TAAAATACTCTCTAGTTCTTGAATATCCATTTTGTTTTCTTTCATAAAAAACGACACCATGCTCTTGAACGAACCTCCAAAATAGCCGTTCATTAACTTATGTAAACTCTCATTACTATACTCAGACTTTTCTACCAATGGATAGTAAATATATCCCCTACCTTTTGACTCGTGCCCCACAAACTCTTTGGTCTCCAAAATCCTTATAATAGTTGAGACAGTATTATATGCTGGTTTTGGCTCAGGTAATTCAGTTATTACTTCTTTTACTGAAGCTTTTTTTAACTTCCATAATACCTGCATTATTTGCTCTTCTGCCTTCGTTAATTGTTTACTCATGATATCTTTTTATAAATATTTCTGAAACAAATATAACTAAAAAATTAGTTTAAACTATTTTTTTAGTTGATAAATATGTAACAAAGCTTTTATATCTTCGTCTTATCAATAAAAAAGTTAATGGATATATTTTTAGTAATACTCGGTTTTGTATTTGCATGTTTAGGAATTATTGGTTCATTTTTACCAGTATTACCAGGTCCTATTACTAGCTGGGTAGGTTTGTTATTATTACATTTAACAAAAGCTGTTCCTCAAAACTGGACATTTTTGGGAATCACTTTAGCTATTGCTGTCATTATCTTTTTTCTTGACTACTTTATCCCTGCTATGGGAACTAAACGTTTTGGCGGCACCAAATATGGAGTATATGGCACTACTATCGGATTAATTATTGGACTACTCTCTCCTATTCCTTTCGGAATTTTAATTGGCGCTTTTGTAGGTGCTTTGGTTGGTGAATTGATTTATGATAGCAAAGACACTAACAGAGCAATCAAGGCATCATTTGGTGCTTTTTTAGGTTTTTTAGCTTCTGCAACCATTAAGTTTTCAATTTCTATGGTATTCTTAGTGCTATTTTTTGTTAAGTTTTGGGAGTATAAAGGTGCTTTCTTTTAGGAATAAGCTCGCTATATTTAGCTTTTTACTTCCAATCATGAGATTCCTCCTCGTACCTCGTTTGGAATGACAGGTATTCATTATTTAAGAAGTTAGCAATTACACTTAATCCCCAGATTAAAGCATTTGTTTAAGCTCCTCGAAGAGAGCGAGTGCGGAAAGCGGGAAATAGCTTCAAAATAAACGTAAATAAAATGCAAAAAAAAAGCAACCCATCTAAGGGAAGCTTTCCATTGGTTAACAAAACCATGATACTATTTAAAGTATCTAACAACACAACTAAATGCTGTCCTTTTAAAATTAGACAGCCTGCAAATATACATTCTTTTTAGAAACTCACAAATAAAAAATAACTTTTTTATAAAATCTATGTGATACTACCGTTGTCTAATTTTGTAATTGATTGTATCTTTGCACCTTTAAATTAAAATTACTTAAAAATTAAGTCAATGCAATTATCAGAACAAGAAGTTGTACGTAGAGAAAAACTATCAAAATTACGTGAACTGGGTATCAATCCATATCCAGCAGATTTATTTCCATTCAATTCAAATTCCAAACAGATTAAACAGGAGTTTAAGGAAGGTAAGAAGGTAGTTATTGCTGGTAGGTTAATGTCTCGTCGTATTCAAGGAAAAGCTTCTTTTGCTGAATTGCAAGATAGTGAAGGACGTATTCAAGTATACTTTAACAGAGATGAAATTTGTACTGGTGAGGACAAAACTTTGTACAACGAAGTATACAAAAAGTTATTAGATATTGGTGATTTTGTAGGTATTGAAGGAGAGTTGTTTAAAACTCAAGTTGGAGAAATCACCGTGATGGTAAAAGATTTTAAATTATTAAGTAAGTCTTTAAAGCCATTACCATTACCTAAAGTAGACGCTGAAGGAAATACCTTTGATGGTTTTACTGATCCTGAGATGCGTTACCGTCAACGTTATGCTGATTTAGTGGTAAACCCACAAGTAAAAGAAGTATTCGTAAAACGTACAAAGTTATTCAATGCCATGCGTCAGTTTTTTAATGATGCTGGTTATTTTGAAGTAGAAACACCTATTTTACAACCAATCCCTGGTGGGGCTGCTGCAAGACCATTTATTACACATCACAACGCATTAGACATTCCGTTGTACATGCGTATTGCAAATGAGTTATACTTAAAGCGTTTGATTGTTGGTGGTTTTGACGGTGTGTATGAGTTTTCTAAAAACTTCCGTAATGAAGGAATGGACAGAACTCACAACCCAGAATTTACGGCAATGGAAATTTATGTAGCTTACAAAGACTACAACTGGATGATGGAGTTCACCGAAAAATTATTAGAGCACTGTGCTTTAGCTGTAAACGGAACTACGGAAGCTACTTTTGGAGAGCATAAGGTAGATTTTAAAGCTCCGTATGCACGTGTTACGATGGCAGATTCTATCAAACACTTTACTGGTTTTGACATCAACGGAAAATCGGAAGATGAAATTCGTAAAGCTGCTCAAGACATGGGTATCGAGGTAGATGACACCATGGGTAAAGGAAAATTAATTGATGAGATTTTTGGTGAAAAATGTGAAGGAAACTACATTCAACCAACATTTATTACCGATTATCCAAAAGAAATGTCTCCATTGTGTAAAGAACACCGTGACAATCCTGAATTAACCGAGCGTTTTGAGTTAATGGTATGTGGTAAAGAAATTGCCAATGCATACTCTGAATTAAACGACCCTATCGATCAACGTGAACGTTTTGAAGCTCAGTTAAAGTTAGCTGCGCGTGGTGATGATGAAGCTGGTGAATTTATCGATCAAGACTTCTTACGTGCGTTAGAATATGGTATGCCTCCTACTTCTGGATTAGGAATTGGAATGGACCGTTTAATTATGTATTTAACGAACAATCCTTCAATTCAAGAAGTGTTATTCTTCCCACAAATGAAACCTGAGAAGAAAGCTCCTACAGTTGAATTAAACGACGATGAAAAAGCTGTATTAGCTTTATTAGAAAAAGCTGAAAAAATAGATTTAAATGATTTAAAATCTCAAAGTGGTTTGTCTAATAAAAAGTGGGACAAAACTATTAAAGGACTAACTAAAAACAGTCTTGCTAAAGTTGAAAAAACAGCCGAAGGTTTGTTTGTAGAAATCGTATAGGTTATTTCTAAAACTGAATATAATTAAAAAGCAATCTCGTTTGAGATTGCTTTTTTGTTTGGTTTTAATTCTATTTTAGTAGATAAATTTGATAATAGAAAATTAAAACTACAACAATCTAAACTTTAAACATCTCCTGAAGGTACTCTTAACGAAGAAAATCAATTAAACTCTTACACTCATTTTTTTTTCATAACTTTAGAGAGCTATGAAAAAAATTTTAGAATACCCTCCTTCTCACTTTTTGGTGTGCCTTATTATTGGAATAACTCTTCAGTTTTATACACAGATATGGCTGTATAATTTTATATACTTGTTTTATTCTTTAATAGGGTTTCTTGTCATTCTTTATTTCTTAAAAAGAACTCAAGCGCGAAAAGCTTTTAGTATAGTCACATTATTGTTCTTTGTTTTTATCGGGGTTAGCACCACCTATATTCACAATCCAAAGAATTATGTAAGCCATTATAAACATCAATTAACTAAGAATTCTACTTATATACTTGATGTACAAAAAGTATTAAAACCAGGGAACTACTATACAAAATATGTAGTTAAAGTTTCACAAGTAGATTCTACTAAAACCACTGGATATATTCTTCTAAATATTCAAAAGGACAGTTTATCACCTATATTAAAGGTGGGTAATCGAATATTTATCAAAACTCCTTTTAAAGAATTAATTCCGCCGTTAAATCCACATCAATTTGATTACAAACAGTATTTAGCAAAACAGTATGTTTATCATCAAGTATTTATAGATGATCATCAATTCAAAAAACTTGAAAACTCAAAGCTTTCTTTAATCAGTTTATCTGCTCATATTAGAGGTAAAATACAAGCTTCCTTAAAAAAGTATCATTTTACAAATGATGAATTTGCTGTGATTAATGCTCTATTGCTTGGTCAACGTCAAGAAATTTCAAAAGAGTTATTAGAAAGCTACACCAACGCAGGCGCTATTCATATTCTTGCCATTTCAGGACTCCACGTAGGAATTTTATTATTACTACTCTCCTATCTACTCAAACCTTTAGAAAACCTTCCGTATGGAACAATCATTAAAACCGTTTGTGTTATCTTCCTACTTTGGTCATTTGCTTTTATAGCTGGTTTATCTGCTTCGGTAGTTAGAGCAGTAACTATGTTTACTTTTGTAGCTATCGGGTTATCCTTTAAACGAAAAAAGATTATTGAATTTTCTTTAATAAGCTCCATGCTATTTTTACTTTTAATAAAACCGATGTTTTTATTTGATGTTGGGTTTCAATTAAGTTATTTAGCAGTTTTTGGTATTGTTTGGGTACAACCTTTACTTTACAGTATTTGGACACCTAAATTACGATTTCTCGACAAAGGTTGGCAATTATTTACAGTTTCTATAGCTGCACAAGCAGGAATTTTACCAATTAGCTTGTATTACTTTCATCAGTTTCCAGGGTTGTTTATCCTATCTAACTTAATTATCATTCCTTTTTTAGGTACAATTTTGTTTGGTGGAATTGTAATTATTATACTAGCAACGTTTAATATATTGCCTCAATTCTTGGCGAATATATATGGATCAATTATTTCTTTGATGAATTATTTTGTTAGTTGGGTTTCGAAACAAGAAGTGTTTTTATTGAAAGAACTTTCTATGTCTTTTGAAGCAATGATAGCTTGGTACATATTCATTATTTTCTTATTTCAACTTTGGTTTCGTAAAACCTATAATAATATTGTACTCTTTCTAACTTCAACTATTATTTTACAAGGGGTTTATTTATATGAAAAAAGCCAGCGAGTAAACAAAAGTGAATTTATTGTATTTCATAAAAGTAGGTATTCAATTTTAGGAGAAAGAAACAGGAAC
Encoded proteins:
- a CDS encoding BlaI/MecI/CopY family transcriptional regulator — encoded protein: MSKQLTKAEEQIMQVLWKLKKASVKEVITELPEPKPAYNTVSTIIRILETKEFVGHESKGRGYIYYPLVEKSEYSNESLHKLMNGYFGGSFKSMVSFFMKENKMDIQELESILKEVNKNKKS
- a CDS encoding DUF456 domain-containing protein; this encodes MDIFLVILGFVFACLGIIGSFLPVLPGPITSWVGLLLLHLTKAVPQNWTFLGITLAIAVIIFFLDYFIPAMGTKRFGGTKYGVYGTTIGLIIGLLSPIPFGILIGAFVGALVGELIYDSKDTNRAIKASFGAFLGFLASATIKFSISMVFLVLFFVKFWEYKGAFF
- the lysS gene encoding lysine--tRNA ligase, coding for MQLSEQEVVRREKLSKLRELGINPYPADLFPFNSNSKQIKQEFKEGKKVVIAGRLMSRRIQGKASFAELQDSEGRIQVYFNRDEICTGEDKTLYNEVYKKLLDIGDFVGIEGELFKTQVGEITVMVKDFKLLSKSLKPLPLPKVDAEGNTFDGFTDPEMRYRQRYADLVVNPQVKEVFVKRTKLFNAMRQFFNDAGYFEVETPILQPIPGGAAARPFITHHNALDIPLYMRIANELYLKRLIVGGFDGVYEFSKNFRNEGMDRTHNPEFTAMEIYVAYKDYNWMMEFTEKLLEHCALAVNGTTEATFGEHKVDFKAPYARVTMADSIKHFTGFDINGKSEDEIRKAAQDMGIEVDDTMGKGKLIDEIFGEKCEGNYIQPTFITDYPKEMSPLCKEHRDNPELTERFELMVCGKEIANAYSELNDPIDQRERFEAQLKLAARGDDEAGEFIDQDFLRALEYGMPPTSGLGIGMDRLIMYLTNNPSIQEVLFFPQMKPEKKAPTVELNDDEKAVLALLEKAEKIDLNDLKSQSGLSNKKWDKTIKGLTKNSLAKVEKTAEGLFVEIV
- a CDS encoding ComEC/Rec2 family competence protein, with protein sequence MKKILEYPPSHFLVCLIIGITLQFYTQIWLYNFIYLFYSLIGFLVILYFLKRTQARKAFSIVTLLFFVFIGVSTTYIHNPKNYVSHYKHQLTKNSTYILDVQKVLKPGNYYTKYVVKVSQVDSTKTTGYILLNIQKDSLSPILKVGNRIFIKTPFKELIPPLNPHQFDYKQYLAKQYVYHQVFIDDHQFKKLENSKLSLISLSAHIRGKIQASLKKYHFTNDEFAVINALLLGQRQEISKELLESYTNAGAIHILAISGLHVGILLLLLSYLLKPLENLPYGTIIKTVCVIFLLWSFAFIAGLSASVVRAVTMFTFVAIGLSFKRKKIIEFSLISSMLFLLLIKPMFLFDVGFQLSYLAVFGIVWVQPLLYSIWTPKLRFLDKGWQLFTVSIAAQAGILPISLYYFHQFPGLFILSNLIIIPFLGTILFGGIVIIILATFNILPQFLANIYGSIISLMNYFVSWVSKQEVFLLKELSMSFEAMIAWYIFIIFLFQLWFRKTYNNIVLFLTSTIILQGVYLYEKSQRVNKSEFIVFHKSRYSILGERNRNELNIFSSLNDSILLQEKILQSYRVAQGIISKNIDSISFIASFSNKQILIVDSLGMYQIKKLKNPIVVLKNNPKINLSRLIYWLKPKQIIADGSNYKSYINGWKETCYKQKTPFWYTGQNGAYIIKE